One window from the genome of Plasmodium reichenowi strain SY57 chromosome 8, whole genome shotgun sequence encodes:
- a CDS encoding hypothetical protein (conserved Plasmodium protein, unknown function) — protein METENVPLENDENQNENYEQEENTLAQEAEIVLITTSLGGIKSSFFSSLRAHQLLNCKKYIYFSIDANRDTSSAKNLKDIELFNKWKKGMILLSNENGIVLPQILIDGVPLGNDVTLQNLEDEGILDYIIARLKCPNCLIDKSNIEERCPGCKKYYVTLITDDLIQSDSVIRILQGEPYKEPENE, from the exons atggAAACTGAAAATGTTCCCTTAGAAAATGACGAGaatcaaaatgaaaattatg aaCAAGAAGAAAACACATTGG CACAAGAAGCAGAAATTGTTTTAATTACAACTTCACTCGGGGGAATTAAATCTTCGTTTTTTTCATCCTTAAGAGCACATCAATTATTGAACTGTAAGaagtatatttatttttcaataGATGCCAATCGAGATACAAGCTCAGCAAAAA aCCTGAAGGATATAGAGTTATTTAATAAGTGGAAAAAAGGAATGATACTCCTTTCAAATGAAAATGGAATTGTTCTTCCACAAATATTAATTGACGGAGTACCACTAGGAAATGATGTAACATTACAAAATCTAGAAGATGAAGGTATTTTAGATTATATAATAGCTAGATTGAAATGCCCAAATTGTTTGATTGATAAATCAAATATTGAAGAACGTTGTCCTGgatgtaaaaaatattatgtcACATTGATTACAGATGATCTAATTCAAAGTGATTCTGTTATTAGAATACTACAAGGAGAACCTTATAAAGAACCAGAAAACGAATAA
- a CDS encoding folate transporter 1, putative encodes MLQGVEVLCNLSIIYLLKDNYHLHPASLSIVMCFIKIPWSIKLVWAVISDNYPIFGYRRKYYLLLGSFLCILSLICLGLITHNNLFITILLLFIYFFGSSLCNVIGEAQVVESNRNCSINCSARNVSLFFAFRKLSFAIMSYLSGYLLLLISKKHIFLIGSFLPICVFTSGFFIIEKRNYTKSSIKEQIKCIYSIIKLSYLKNFIIFIFIMMSTPSCGNTLFFYITNELKFTPNLLGKMAMFQSLASFISIISYMLFFTKIDIRKLLLYSTIIITPFCLLPLVVIKKVNYFLFIPNTLFFITDTVLIEFIAEFQTMPILVLCSRLIPEGFESTIYSLLLSANNFASIISSFLSSLLTYSLNITSTNFTNLPYMIIICCLTNIIPIFFLYILPNHSQKKNLQHSNSHTQNYYSYPSTDYISSQKSDSSEITKFSTDMQIDDITLQ; translated from the exons CTATGTTACAAGGAGTCGAAGTTTTGTGTAATCTTTcgattatatatttgttgAAAGATAATTATCATTTACACCCAG cTTCTCTTAGCATCGTTATGTGCTTTATAAAAATTCCTTGGTCTATTAAATTAGTATGGGCTGTGATATCAGACAATTATCCAATCTTCGGATATCGAAGAAAATACTACTTATTATTAGGATCctttttatgtatattatcATTGATATGTCTAGGTTTAATTActcataataatttatttatcaccatattattattgtttatatatttttttggaaGCTCACTTTGTAATGTGATTGGAGAAGCTCAAGTTGTAGAATCTAATAGAAATTGTTCAATAAATTGTTCTGCTAGAAATgtttctcttttttttgcttTTAGAAAATTAAGTTTTGCTATCATGTCTTATTTATCAggatatttattattactaataAGTAAGAAACACATATTTCTGATTGGTTCCTTTCTACCTATATGTGTATTTACATCAGgattttttataattgaaaaaagaaattatacCAAATCATCTATaaaagaacaaataaaatgtatttattcaatcataaaattatcatatctaaaaaattttattatatttatatttataatgatgTCAACACCATCATGTGGAAATActcttttcttttatataaccAACGAATTAAAATTTACTCCAAACTTATTAGGAAAAATGGCCATGTTCCAATCATTAGCTAGCTTCATATctattatttcatatatgCTTTTCTTTACAAAAATAGATATAAggaaattattattatactctacaattattattacccCTTTTTGTTTATTACCCTTAGTAGTCATCAAAAAagtaaattattttttattcatacCAAATActttattctttattacAGATACTGTACTTATCGAATTCATAGCAGAATTTCAAACCATGCCTATTTTAGTATTATGTTCAAGACTCATACCTGAAGGTTTTGAATCTAcaatatattctttattattatcagCTAATAATTTTGCATCTATAATTAGTTCATTCCTTTCATCTCTTTTAACatattcattaaatatCACATCAACAAATTTTACTAATCTACcttatatgataattatatgttgtcttacaaatataattcctattttcttcttataTATCCTACCAAACCATtcccaaaaaaaaaatttacaacATTCAAACTCACATACTCAAAACTATTATTCATACCCATCGACCGATTATATATCATCTCAAAAATCGGATTCATCTGAAATAACCAAATTTTCTACAGACATGCAAATTGATGATATAACCTTGCAATAA
- a CDS encoding hypothetical protein (conserved Plasmodium protein, unknown function) produces VINLKKKKKKKDKDEHDDEHDDEHDDTDSLYYKRTLDEAYDTSDISTDEILSNYNSSEDNNSDNNIQMNIINDIYLNEDNTNCLEWNSDIINVLSEEIKEKEKLLEDENKDICNMKSRFLKLEKYVNIKKKKIINIKKNIEEKRKMEFDQKEIFKCLQIKNDFLKKENKKIQLERENNNKKIIDTQNDITTCEKNIHDIKKELIFKENELNDFINKIKIIQQEEYEIEKIKLSRDKEIQNVSYNLEKYNNEKIQQEKKYEQMKMNNMKFDIELKSIIEEYYDIKKDIKNISNKYICIMDMIKCRDKTIYKFEKDYRKTINKEKQLQNKCLHKENLINTQNDKNIILNNQIKKIQFDINKIRKELNDKQMSYDKTIIDRDHLNKEYEYEIVEVKEKLQEEKTSLENTLQHLNETYITMSNNYQESKNEYEKEQVNNIEKNDLIKSSEQILVQLQNKLQKLLDEIKNLDLEKFQLTQTLQIIKNDYITLEADVLGTQIKIKQIKNNIKKTEKELERQKEMLYKFDFQTQVLTKKINMISGISTFEKKKENQKKIILLEKELYKNEDIYNTLNNEMKRINIEIKNIKIYQNELQQQKINYKNLYEKLQLEIKSLESTINNEIKEKENIMLIELNLKIELDKLKSTFSKHVDNLNICKKEKKENMNNAKLSEQDMNAHMESLKVIIKNINDEIHKLNIQLYEKKNKCNNLQLKLNSIIICNQKNKDQKDICPNENQHIYYKMKIDQDIINLKDQLKKINEQIDKENIETKNFQRTLDDIIQTNKEFNDNIKSIDPQYKILLKKKNKLNKKWEQINDHINILETNINDYNKKIKEGDSQLNNIQLQCEQIEEKINKIKESNLKVENNINDLFIKIERASNQLKKNLAPTTNMMKLKNKQIKDEQNNLSNNNNNNNNNNNNNNNNNNINVNYEPVPLEKHIFKQIQMESLKEKLSLLMECFKTNVDNVIMKEVFNLIETAE; encoded by the coding sequence GgtaataaatttaaaaaaaaaaaaaaaaaaaaaggataagGATGAGCATGACGATGAGCATGATGATGAGCATGATGATACAGATTCTTTATACTACAAAAGAACATTAGATGAAGCATATGATACAAGCGATATATCAACAGATGAAATCTTGAGTAATTATAATAGTAgtgaagataataatagtgataataatatacagatgaatataataaatgatatttatttaaatgaagataatacAAATTGCCTTGAATGGAATAgtgatattataaatgtattatctgaagaaataaaggaaaaagaaaaattattagaagatgaaaataaagatatatgtaatatgaaaagtcgttttttaaaattagaaaaatatgtaaatattaagaaaaagaaaataataaatattaaaaagaatattgAAGAAAAGAGAAAAATGGAATTCGATCAAAAAGAGATATTTAAATGCTtacaaattaaaaatgattttttaaaaaaagaaaataaaaaaatacaattaGAAAGAGAAAAcaataataagaaaattattgacacacaaaatgatataacaacatgtgaaaaaaatatacatgatattaaaaaagaattaattTTCAAAGAAAACGAATTGAATGAtttcataaataaaatcaaaattattcaacaagaagaatatgaaatagaaaaaataaaattatcaaGAGATAAAGAAATACAAAATGTATCGTATaatttagaaaaatataataatgaaaaaatacaacaagagaaaaaatatgaacaaatgaaaatgaataatatgaaatttGATATAGAACTTAAATCAATAATAGaagaatattatgatataaaaaaagacattaaaaatatttcaaataaatatatttgtataatgGATATGATAAAATGTAGAGATAaaactatatataaatttgaAAAGGATTATAgaaaaacaataaataaagaaaaacaattacaaaataaatgtCTACATAAAGAAAATCTTATTAATACccaaaatgataaaaatatcattttaaataatcaaattaaaaaaattcaatttgatattaataaaattagaAAAGAATTAAACGATAAACAAATGTCTTATGATAAAACTATTATAGATAGAgatcatttaaataaagaatatgaaTATGAAATAGTAGAAGTCAAAGAAAAATTACaagaagaaaaaacaaGTTTAGAAAATACATTACAACATTTAAATGAAACCTATATAACAATGTCTAATAATTATCAAGAATCCaaaaatgaatatgaaaaagaacaagtaaataatatcgaaaaaaatgatttaataaaatcTAGTGAACAGATTCTTGTTCAActacaaaataaattacaAAAACTGTTAgatgaaattaaaaatcTAGATCTAGAAAAATTCCAACTAACTCAAACTTTACAAATAATcaaaaatgattatataacattagAAGCAGATGTTTTAGGTACACAAATCAAaattaaacaaataaaaaataatattaaaaaaacaGAAAAAGAATTAGAAAGACAAAAAGAAATGTTATACAAATTTGACTTCCAGACACAAGTTctaacaaaaaaaataaacatgaTCTCAGGTATTAGCacatttgaaaaaaaaaaagaaaaccaaaaaaaaatcatattattagaaaaagaattatacaaaaatgaagatatatataatacattaaataatgaaatgaaacgaattaatatagaaataaaaaatattaaaatatatcaaaatgaattgcaacaacaaaaaattaattataaaaatttatatgaaaaattacAATTGGAAATTAAATCTTTGGAAAGtacaataaataatgaaataaaagaaaaagaaaatattatgcttattgaattaaatttaaaaattgaattagataaattaaaatcTACTTTTTCAAAACATGtagataatttaaatatatgtaaaaaagaaaaaaaagaaaatatgaataatgcTAAATTATCTGAACAAGATATGAATGCACATATGGAATCTTTAAAAgttatcataaaaaatattaatgacgaaatacataaattaaatatacaactttatgaaaaaaaaaataaatgtaataatCTACAACTAAAATTAAATAGTATAATCATATGTaaccaaaaaaataaggatCAAAAAGATATCTGTCCTAATGAAAatcaacatatatattataaaatgaaaattgatcaagatattattaatttaaaagatcaattaaaaaaaattaatgaaCAAATAGACAAAGAAAATATCGAAACTAAAAATTTTCAAAGAACCTTAGATGATATCATACAAACAAATAAAGAATTcaatgataatattaaatctATAGATCCtcaatataaaatattgttaaaaaaaaaaaataaattaaataaaaaatgggaacaaataaatgaccatataaatattctagaaacaaatataaacgattataataaaaaaataaaagaaggAGATTCTCAACTCAACAACATACAATTGCAATGTGAACAgatagaagaaaaaattaataaaattaaagaaagTAATTTAAAGGTAgaaaataacataaatgatttatttattaaaattgaAAGAGCATCTAACcaattgaaaaaaaatttagCACCTACTACCAACATgatgaaattaaaaaataagcAAATAAAAGACGAGCAAAATAATCTATCAAACaataacaacaacaacaataataataataataataataataataacaataatattaatgttaATTATGAGCCAGTTCCTTTGgaaaaacatatttttaagcAAATACAAATGGAATcattaaaagaaaaattatctCTACTTATGGAATGCTTTAAAACCAATGTTGATAATGTTATTATGAAGGAAGTATTTAACCTTATAGAAACAGCAGaatag
- a CDS encoding GPI-anchored micronemal antigen: MKYNTSLYVALIIALCQAVSALIRNSNTPQAFLIPELNNNERNELNNNERNELNNNERNELNNNENNEFNNNEENCDIQKIAEEMMENLLNENDMYTNIMLALQNRLSDDYLCSEPKYENICIHEKDKISLSFPCSNPKYEKLIHKFTFKKLCNSKAAFNNTLLKSFIEEDEEQNTFSLMLKQFKTLLTCVDDELKDIYKESIDLLVDLRTSITELTQKLWSGKMVNVLKKREFLIAGILCELRNGNKSPLISKSLEFENLGILKINNEELLNEAYTAFSDYYYFFPYFIQKLLEKGGMIERLIKIHENMTKYRTKDMLNKINAQSKGEVLNNEDILNKLNAYKHYTKHGATSFIQSREVKIVNQNVNNDDTTKNQQQNVNNNEKVNNNNNNNQQVNNNNNNNQQVNNNNNNNNQQVNNNNNNNQQVNNNNNNNQQINNNNYNNQQVNNNNFNNNLQVNKNDKHVQKNKHTTATQTNNILFNPLYSINPEKPKDIIKLLKDLIKNLHIVKFENNEPTTNIDEEGIRKLLENSFFDLNDDILIVRLLLKPQTVILTVIQSFMLMTPSPSRDAKAYCKKALINDQLVPTNDTNILSEENELVNNFSTKYVLIYEKIKLQELKEMEESKLKMKYSKTNLSALEVRNTQNNKDKNDASNKNNNPNNSSTPLIAVVTDLSGEKTEDIINNNVDIATLSVGVQNTFEGPNAKAGTLINHLSYATFLFFSFILINLLN, translated from the coding sequence atgaaatataatacatcTTTGTACGTTGCACTTATAATAGCCTTATGTCAGGCGGTAAGTGCCCTTATAAGAAATTCGAACACACCTCAGGCCTTCTTAATACCTGAAttgaataataatgaaagAAACGAAttgaataataatgaaagAAACGAAttgaataataatgaaagAAACGAAttgaataataatgaaaataacgaatttaataataatgaagaaaattgtgatatacaaaaaatagCAGAAGAAATGATGGAGAATTTATTGaatgaaaatgatatgTATACTAATATAATGTTAGCATTACAAAATAGATTAAGTGATGATTATTTATGCTCAGAGCCAAAATATGagaatatatgtatacatgaaaaagataaaatttCTTTATCCTTTCCTTGTTCAAATCctaaatatgaaaaattaatacataaattcacatttaaaaaattatgtaacTCCAAAGCAGCTTTTAATAATACTTTACTTAAATCTTTTATTGAGGAAGATGAAGAACAAAATACATTTAGTCTTATGTTAAAACAATTTAAAACATTATTAACATGTGTGGATGATGAActaaaagatatatataaagaatcTATTGATTTATTAGTCGATTTAAGAACATCTATTACTGAATTAACACAAAAATTATGGTCAGGTAAAATGGttaatgttttaaaaaaaagagaattCTTAATAGCTGGTATTTTATGTGAATTAAGGAATGGTAATAAGTCACCACTTATTAGTAAAAGTTTAGAATTTGAAAATCTGggaatattaaaaataaataatgaagagTTATTAAATGAAGCTTATACAGCCTTTTcagattattattatttttttccatattttattcaaaAATTATTAGAAAAAGGTGGAATGATAGAAAGGTTAATTAAAATTCATGAAAACATGACTAAATATAGAACAAAAGATAtgttaaataaaattaatgcACAATCAAAAGGAGAAgtattaaataatgaagatataCTTAATAAACTTAATGCATATAAGCATTATACAAAGCATGGTGCAACTTCATTTATCCAATCTAGGGAAGTAAAAATTGTGAACCAAAACGTAAACAATGACGACACCACAAAAAATCAGCAACaaaatgttaataataatgaaaaagtaaataataataataataataaccaACAAgtaaataacaataataataataaccaACAAgtaaataacaataataataataataaccaACAAgtaaataacaataataataataaccaACAAgtaaataacaataataataataaccaacaaataaataacaataattataataaccAACAAgtaaataacaataattttaataataaccTACAGGTAAATAAAAACGATAAACATGTACAAAAAAACAAGCACACAACTGCAACACAgacaaataatattttgttcaaTCCTTTATATTCCATCAATCCAGAAAAACCAAAggatattataaaattattaaaagatttgataaaaaatttacatattgttaaatttgaaaataatgaacCTACCACAAACATTGATGAAGAAGGAATTAGAAAACTTTTAGAAAATAGTTTTTTTGATTTGAATGATGATATTCTTATAGTCCGTTTATTACTAAAACCACAAACAGTAATATTAACGGTCATACAATCCTTTATGCTAATGACCCCGTCCCCATCAAGAGACGCAAAAGCTTATTGTAAGAAGGCATTAATTAATGATCAATTAGTACCAACTAATGATACTAATATTTTGTCAgaagaaaatgaattaGTTAATAACTTCTCTACGAAATATGTTTTgatatatgaaaaaataaaattacaagaattaaaagaaatggAAGAAAgcaaattaaaaatgaaatattcAAAAACCAATTTATCAGCATTAGAAGTTAGAAATACACAAAACAATAAAGACAAAAATGATGCATccaataaaaataataaccCAAATAATAGTAGTACACCATTAATTGCAGTAGTAACAGATTTATCTGGTGAAAAAACAGAAgacataataaataataatgtcGATATAGCTACATTATCAGTTGGAGTACAAAATACTTTTGAAGGACCAAATGCAAAGGCGGGAACTTTAATTAATCACCTTTCTTATGCAACATTcctttttttctctttcattttaattaaCTTGTTAAATTAa